The window GCTGTGGTTTGAGGTGAACTATCAGGATTGACATCCAATACATATACTAAGTTTTCCTCAATATCCCCATCCATTCCCATAGTTGCAGTGAGGCGAAAACGCACACGTGGAATACCTTCTGGCTCATCAAGTCGCATATGACCAAAATGAGGAGCCACGGTACTGTTATCCTCATCCTCAGCAAGCTCGTGAAACAGGAAGTCGGCTTCAATCCACAACTGTCTCTCAGGAGGAACTTCACCTTCATCAAAATGGACATGGAAATCTGATCGTTGGACACGACGCAATGTTGGTTCAAACGCAAAAAGTCGACATAAAGCCTGAAGTACTGCTGTTTTACCAGATCCATTAGGACCAATGAGATAGGTAACATCTTCCAAGCTCAATTCGGTTGGTACTTTGCCAAATGACTGGAAACCAGATAATCGAATTGCCTCAAGCTTCATTCTAGCTCCTCCCTTAGTACAAGTTATCCAATGAATTGATGAGTTAGTTCATTTGTTGCCAATAATACGGTAGCCATTCTGTCGTTGCTCTCATGTAGACTTTAAAGATAGTTGTTAATGGGCAAAGCCCGTCGCGAGGCTATGGGGTTTTGGCTGCTATTCATTCCGTGACGATCCCTGCGATTGTAATTGTGTCTGATGCAATAAAGAAAAATTGTGCTGAAAAACTGTAAATCTATGACCAGTTTTAGTTTGCTCTGAGAACATTACATTATGCCGAAATTCATTAAACCGCTATAACTCCAAAAACTGTTTCACCGCTGCGGCCTAAGGGGCGCTACGTCCGACTATGCAGGGTCAGTTTTTTTCACCAGCGCGTTTTCCGTTCCCCGTATCAGCTTCCGGCTAATCGTTCCCCAACATAATCCGTTCCGCAAGGGTAAATGGCACGCATTCTGCGCCCTTGCTGACCGGAACGATGTCGGGAAAGCGAACCGTCAGGCGATACGAAGACGAAAATCACACCACTGACGGAGAAAAACATGATCATTTCCCTGCATACCCAGACTAGCGCCACTAACACCGCAGCGGCGACCAGCGTATCCCCGCTGGAGCAGTCAGGCTCCTCAAAAACGAAATTTTCTCAAACCCCAACAGATATTTATCAGACCGTAACAGACAACATCATTGCAGCGCTTGAAGCTGGTGTAAAACCGTGGTCTTGTCCGTGGCAACGAGTGCCAGGCATGTCTGGGTTGCCTTCCAACTTCGCAACCGGAATCGCGTATAGCGGAATGAATATCATGCTGTTGTGGTGCAGTGCGTCAAAACAGGGTTTCGGTGATTCACGTTGGATGACCTACAAACAGGCGCAGGCAGTAGGTGGGCAGGTTCGAAAAGGTGAACACGGCACGACAGCCATTTTCTATACAACCTTAGAGAAGGAAAACGAAGACGGCGAAATCGACCAGATCCCGATGCTGAAAACTTTCAACGTGTTTAACGTTCAGCAAATTGACGGTTTGCCTCTGACAACTGAAACAGTCAGCCCGGAAGCAACCTTTGACCCGTTGCCGGAGGCTGAAAATCTGTTCCAGAAGAGCGGCGCAAACATCATTGAGAAAGGACAAAACGCCTTTTTCAGACCCTCAACTGATGAGGTCTGGTTGCCGGAGCGCCATCTGTTTTCAGATGCAGCTAATTTCTACGCTACTGGCTTGCATGAGCTGGTTCACTGGAGTGGTGGTAAAAAACGACTTAACCGTGAAATGAAAGGGAAATTTGGCAGTGCAGATTATGCGGAGGAGGAATTAGTGGCGGAGCTGGGAAGTGCCTTTCTGATGGCGGATTTGGGGATTGTTGGAGAGGTGCAGCATGAAAGCTATATTGCCTCATGGCTTCAGGCGCTGAAAAATGACAAGCGCTATGTTTTCAAAGCGGCCAGTGCCGCCTCAAAAGCGCATCGTTACCTGATGGATAAAATTTGAGTCGGAGATGATAAGCCGCAAAGGAGTGCGGCTTTAACCTTATTGCGGGGCGGCAGAGTGACAGAAGTCTCAAGGAGATTAATTTCCCTGCGAATTTTCTGGGCATCGAATGCCCGGAAAATTCGCAGGCTGCGGGTGCGGGCGGCAAAGAGCCCGCGCATCCCGCAAACGGCGTTTGTACAGCGGTAATTTTTGTAAACGACGGCTCAGGTATGACGACTGGCTGTGAAGTTTGCAGGACTGCAAGGGTAGCAGAGCCTGTCATTGGTGTTATGATAAGTGTATTATGCCGTGTAATGCACACGTATTTCATACAGGAGAGAAACCATGACCGCGAAACAACGCAACACGCAGAGCGTGACCATGACAGTAGAGCGTGCCTTACTGGTAAGAGCGCGTGAAGCGGGCATCAATCTGAGTGCTACCCTGACAACCGCTCTGGATGCAGAGCTTCGCTCTCATGAAGCGAAAAAATGGCAGGAAGAAAACAGGGAGGCTCTCGCAGCACTCAATCGTTTTCATGATGAGCAGGGTTGTTTCAGCGATGAATACAGGACGTTTTAACCATGCAATTCACTGTATACGGTAATACCGGGAAAAGCGTCGTTTACCCGCTGTTGCTCGATGTCACGAGCGATATCATTGGGCAATTGAATCGTCGGATAATGATCCCATTGCTCCCAATTGAAAAGTATCCGGCAGGCCGCCGACCAGATCGTCTTGTCCCCGTCGTCAGGCTGACGGACGGCAAAGAATACGCCGTAATGACCCACGAACTGGCAAGTATCCCTGTCCAGGCTCTGGGTACGGTGTTTTGTGATGCTTCGCAGTACCGTACTCAGGTAAAGGCTGCAATAGACTTCCTCATCGACGGGTTCTGACGTTTCTTTCTATGCTGTTAAACAGGCATGCCTTTAATCGTGGCTTGCGGGCATCTGTTCAAGTTCGTCTATCGTGCGGAAGAGAAACATCTCCTAGTTTTTCGCATCAAAAGGAACCGAAATTCCGTTCCTTACCACCGTCCTGTTACTGTCAAACAGTCTAACCAGACCGCTGCTGTTAGCATCCAGAAAATTAGCCCACCATTGCAGCATCAGACGGCGCTGTTCAAGGTGCTTGGTGACTTTACTCTCTGTCCGCTCCGTGCCAGGAGCAGACATTACAAGCTTTGCTTGCATTAGTCGGTCAGGAACAAACAACCCGCCTTCCACTCCAACTGAGAATCAGTTTGAAGATCCGGTCTTGGCAGACTCTTCTCAGAACACATAGTCGAGAACGGACTTATGTGCTCACTTTCATTTTTGGGTCGAATCTTTGAGCCTACACTGATAGCATTCGGTTGCTTCTGAGAAACAACACTGTTTTTTGTAATGGGTTAAAATGGTTCATAGAGTTCAGTTAGGGTATACGATGATGGAGCAGAACACTTTTGTTGACCGATTTTTCCACAGCAGCTATGAGCTCACAGATTTCAGGAAGACTGGTGAGCGTGATATTAATACATTATTCAGCTTTCTAAATAATTTACACTCCTTACAGGACAGAGTCCGTGAGCAGTTTGGAAAAACTATTTCACAGCACCCAGAGTTTAAATTACTGCGAATAATCAGAAACTATCATCATCACGTCGGCGACGTTGATGAATTCAGGGTTTTTAATACTAGGAATGAATTTTCATTTAGCCATTCTGAGATGATTATTATCCCGTTATTCGTAGTTGCTAAAGCGATTGTTAACGCAAAAAAAAGACCTATTGGAGAAAAGGAGATCAAAGAAATATCAGAGTTCATCGATAACTTTGAGCATATTTCAGAGAGGGCTTCGTTTTTTTCTGAAGAGCGACATCTCATTAATAAAGATAAAAAATACTATCCAGGGTTTGACATTTACAAATGCGTTTATAACATTACAAATATTATTGCTGACATCTGTCGTGACATACCCGAGCTTTCGACCAAAGAATGTATTACTACTTTAGATGAAACATATACCAGTGCAAATAATATAGATAAACTCAATCTATTCTGTCATGCCGGAGAGGTCCCATTTCTCACTACTGAAGGTTATATAATAATTTCACAAAACTGAATATATTATGAGGCCCACATGCTTAAAAATTTAGCGAGGATGAAACATGCCCTTACGGAATGGGCTATCAAAGAAAGCATGCTTGATGATGCTACTTTTTTTACTCAGAAGGAATGGAACGACCGTGGAGAAAAACTCCATAACGATGCACTACTGGTCCTAGTGATTGACGGTAGCGGGTTATTTAGTTTATTGAACAACGGTTGTGACACAACCGAATTTGAGGATCTAGTTGAGTCCTTTGGCTTCTGGTATGAACAGGGGTATAGCTGGAGCCTGGGCTTTTACCCTACTGACAATTATGATTACAGCAGGCTAAGTGGTACCTACACATCCAAACTTCGGGATCCGAGATGGTTAAGGAAAGCAGTCCTAGTTAAGGATGAGGCTGGACACCGGTGCGAGGATTGTGGAGCGCGTGTATGTCTCGAAGCTCATCACTGCTATTACACGACGATGAGTCTGGGTTATGAGCCATGGGAGTATCCACTTAGTGCATTTCGGGCGCTGTGTTCTACCTGCCATATTACACGTCCTATTCCTGAAATAAGGGCACGGGCTTTCCTCGCACGACTGAACCAGTCCCAGCTTTCAAGGCTGCTTGATGGGTTGGATAATGATTTCAACCGATTTGAAGCCGATTCCTTCATTGAGTTTATGCGGAAGGCTAACTTTCATAAGAAGCATATGGATGAAGCTCTTTTGCTTCTGAAAAAAAAT is drawn from Pectobacterium aroidearum and contains these coding sequences:
- a CDS encoding zincin-like metallopeptidase domain-containing protein, which produces MIISLHTQTSATNTAAATSVSPLEQSGSSKTKFSQTPTDIYQTVTDNIIAALEAGVKPWSCPWQRVPGMSGLPSNFATGIAYSGMNIMLLWCSASKQGFGDSRWMTYKQAQAVGGQVRKGEHGTTAIFYTTLEKENEDGEIDQIPMLKTFNVFNVQQIDGLPLTTETVSPEATFDPLPEAENLFQKSGANIIEKGQNAFFRPSTDEVWLPERHLFSDAANFYATGLHELVHWSGGKKRLNREMKGKFGSADYAEEELVAELGSAFLMADLGIVGEVQHESYIASWLQALKNDKRYVFKAASAASKAHRYLMDKI
- a CDS encoding type II toxin-antitoxin system CcdA family antitoxin, with product MTAKQRNTQSVTMTVERALLVRAREAGINLSATLTTALDAELRSHEAKKWQEENREALAALNRFHDEQGCFSDEYRTF
- a CDS encoding CcdB family protein, whose protein sequence is MQFTVYGNTGKSVVYPLLLDVTSDIIGQLNRRIMIPLLPIEKYPAGRRPDRLVPVVRLTDGKEYAVMTHELASIPVQALGTVFCDASQYRTQVKAAIDFLIDGF